The Rosa rugosa chromosome 3, drRosRugo1.1, whole genome shotgun sequence sequence ATTCGATAATGTGCACTATTTCTTCCCTCAGTTGTTTTTGATCTTGAGTGTTTGTTATCAGTGAAATCCATCAAGTAATATGATCAGATTTAGCTAGCACCTTTTATtcaaaactaaaagaaaagatacgaggagggggaccaaaccaaacctctTAGAAAAAGCAACATTTACCGAACGCGAAAATTAGAAAGATACTCATTTAGGTAAACAAAGGGATTAATCtactaaaaattaaacaacaaaACTAGATCCTCACTCAAAATTCGCTCTTAACTGATTTAAGAGTATTAGCTAGCAGCTAGTATAATCCCTCGCAGTTAGACCCTAAACACCACTCGCATATAAGATGGTACTTTCGCCGCTTTTCTTTTGATAGTTGAGTGTGTACGTTTGCATGCGAAGCAAATCACATATTGATTGACATATTTCTGCAAGATTGCTCCGAACTTCCTAGGCAAAAATCTTCCCTTCACAACTAACCTCAGCTGTCCATCAAGCGATCCTCTCGGGAAAACATAAATCCCAATTGTTAACAAGAGAGATTTGATTTCATATAAAGCATAAAGAAGTTGCGAGCCAAGTGTTAGAGATCAATTACCAACAAAAGAAACCATAAGTCTATGAGATGAGACAttgacaagaaaaagaaaaaaaggcagagagagagacatACATGGattaaaaaacataaaaatatataaactcaACTCGTCAATGAAGTAATGTTACAAAAGACAAACTAAAGGTATTAGAAGCTTGAGCACATTACTTAGTTGGTCATTTACACCGTTCATAACTATAAGGGAAATACTACCCAACAAGCATCTATATTGTAACCATAGCACCACCCAAAAATAAGAATCTAGGAaagtgaaagaagaaaagaactcCATGTTCAATTGGTCAGCTGTCCACCATGGGAGGAGCTCAATCCTGCTTATTCTGAGAAAGCCGTGCACGGTGTCTCAGCTCAGCTCTTTTCCACTTGACAATCAGGTGACATAAGGAAAAGAGCGTGTTTATCTGTGAGAGCAATGAGAGATCAGGCTAAAGCAAATAGTTGCAAAGACGGAACTACCTAATGATTGAAAAAAGTGGAAAAAATATAATAAGCAATTGCATATACTAACCAAAATTATAATTGCAATTACGAGAAGAGGCCCAGACCAAAGTACTGACAAAAAAACTCCATTTGAATCAAAGTAATTCTGGCCGGCGAAACTCTTCCAGTTCTGACCCAGGAAACCATTGAACCTCTCAGCAAGATAAACTCCAGCCACTGCATAACATCACTAGTCATACAACTGTCTAGATACGAAGCAAACATccataaaacttttttttgcCCTAACTAAAAGTTACAAGTATTCCTACAACCAACAAGAGTTTGAAcgtgattattattattattttttttttttaaatcaggAAACCAGGTTCAATTATCATAACATATGAGTATCAATCATTAGACAAGAGTTCACTTAAAAGCAAGAAGAAAATCTgatgagttaaaaaaaaaaaaaaaaaattcaaagtaGAGATACTAGCACTGGCATGTTTCCTCAAAAACAGGAGCTCCAAATTCTGTAAAAAATTGAATAACCCAAAGCACAAGCAATACACCACATCCACCTTCTTGCTTCCAACTAAATCTACATAAAATCGTGTAAAATCAAATCCTCAGTAACACCCTTTCTTATAGAAAAACCCCTAAACACATGGAATGCCTCTCTCTTGCCCTCATACGCACTAGCAGAATGTCGGCACATAGCATTGATGGCGTAATCCTATAAGTCCATGTAGAAAGCACTAGTTGATAAGGGAATTGCCAAAACTACCGACAACGTTGGAAACTACTACAATTTAATGTCAAAGAGCTTCTACAAAGGATATGAGGAGGATGACATCTCAGCCACACAACTCATACCTAATTTTTCTAAAGCAACTGTGCACCAATATTAGAAGTTCCAATGGCATTTCCTAAATCATTGCATATCAGAAGCTTCAAGGAGCAACAGAAGGGCGATAAATTTTCTGCATCTTCCCTCACAACAAAAAGTTCCAAGGTTTCTTGATCTCTTCCTTACGTTCAGATTCACTCTAGAGCTTGAATATTTTCATGGTTTATAAAAGCCAGGCATCACGGAAAAATTTAACTAACACATAGTGAAAAACTTTTATAACAAGTTATGCTACATGTGAAtaactctaattttttttcctgGAAATGCAAGCAGAGAAAGAGGATCTAAttgtgaggaaaaaaaaaatctgtatgCACTTAAAGCAGTACATGACCCTTGGTGGACAAGCTATTTGTACTGGCCAGCCAAGCAATCAATTGATGTTTTGGAGTGGCCTTATAGAACCATATCATCATCTGCAAATTTGCTTGCTGTTGAGTAGATCTGCAAATGTAGAATCCCTCCCATTTTGAAGTAAGCAACAAACCTAATCATATGTGTGCCAGAGTCGatatttattttaataaaattaGTGCCCCAATTAACTCGGATCTTGGAGCAGAGGTTCCCAATTATCATTCTCAATCATGCTTCTACCTTTAGCATTCAACTTGGTTTTGGCATCATCAACTGTTCTGTTCTTAAAGTATGCAAAATGGGACCAGAAAAAAGCTGTAACGTAACCAAAAGGACACATATCTGCATCCTATAAGGCATTTCATCAATTATCTAGCCACAAGCGTATAAATATTATGTGCTTCATCACAAGTCTGTCCAGAAGCCGATGTTCCACATCCATTAGAAACATTTCTATCCATACCTATAACCAAACACCAGTTCCAATTAAGCTGAATATTGCTGTACAGGAAGAAAAACGTTTCAGGGAAATACTCAGACTATTATTTGGCCTAACTTTGATTGGGACAAGTATTTAACTAATGAGGAAATTGCAATCATTCACCATTGGAGAGCCTCTACAAAGGTACTATGACCATGAAATCTTCTGCTTACCTACCGAATGCTACTAAACATCAATCCAGCGATAAAGGAACAGTGAATACATTACTTCTCCTATAGCGATAATTTATGCAATGCGAAAACAAGAGAGATACAAAGAGAAAATGGTTTGAAGATAAAGAGGACTTACAGGCCGTAAGGAACAAAAGCATTTGGAAGTTAAGATTCTTCCTGGAGAGAATGGATATTACCAACAACAGAAAGTGGAGTCCCACTAAACCCATCAACCATGGTTCCTGCAAATCAAAAAGAAATCagaatttggttttggtttgcattcaaagaaaacaaagagagagagagagagagggtaccTTCCAGTCGATAGCGTGGAAAAAACCAATGAAGTTATCTAAAGCGGGTCCAAGACCAGAGCGGAAGTCTGCGGAGAGTTTCTGGACGAGATCTGCTACTTGGTCCAGGTGAGCTTCCATGCCAGACCGAATCTGCTCCATTCTCTCACTCTCTTATCTTTCACTTTCAAAAACAGAACAGAACACAAGACAAGAATGAATTGAAATCTCAGATCCAAAGAAAAGACCAAGAGACTTGCGAGTCCAACAGTTTGCACTTGCACCCTgttaggaggaggaggaagaagagactCGCCGATTTTAACTTCCAATTTCTGCAAACTGGAAAATTCTTCCACACTCCGAGTATACCATGCTTGGGCACGTCAGCATATTATGGGCCGTCGGATATATACTCTTTAATCTAATAGTTAAGAATGATAACCGGCTCACCTGCTTATCATTTTATATAGGATAGTTGAAAAAATTATTGTGTAGGAAACAGTTATTTTTGGAAGAAAGATAAAGTCGGGCATTAGTATCGCAATTGAGGAGGTCGAGGGGCTTGGTTTTGCTCTTTTGCTGCTCACTCTGAGTTACACTTGTATGATTTTGATGGCCTTGGCGTATTGGGTCCAGTAATTTGCGACGGTGGGGAACGCTGTCAAGAGCTGCTCGTAGATCAGCGCCGCCTCCGAGATCGGAAAACGGTGGGCCTGATGACCGATCATTGTATTGGATATACAACTCCTCATATTCATACCTCTTTTCAACACTTATATAAGGTCAAACAATAATccaacacaaaataaaagttaGCTCAGTGGATAAGGCTAGCTTAAGGATATTTTGGCTGCGTGGCTTCGAATGCTCGATCTAGCTcaactttgtttttgtttttcttattttaagTATTTCGTTttatagtcttttttttttttttttcctttccactaCATTACTAAAATAAAGTTAAAatgaattattaaaaaaaaaattacggaAAGCTCGACCTCCTagtgttatttatttatttatttctatgattaattttggaaaaatatccatttacccaaatttgagctacactaaccccatttatccaaacatcttataagattgcccATGTAGACACCagtactttttcttgtttattttattttattttgtcgtaCAACGTATAGGACTACGTATTCGTAAGGTACAAAAGTATTCACGCTTAGGTAAGATTATGAGGCTATTTTAAAGGTTTAAGaatttagagaaaatccaatttgagTCCAGGAAACTTTTCTTGAAGTACCGAGGCTTAGGAAAAGCCCGGaaaattattcaaaaaagatttggtgaagtgtcggagaaataaggatgGTTGGAGTGGTATTTTTGAAATTGGTTTGagggaaattaagagaaaaagaaaatggaagcaGTCAAGCCCACTTGGCCCAAAAGGAAGGGCAAGTTGGACTTTTCACACTAATTAATGGGGGGAGGTATTTAAGGCCTCACAAcaccaaaccctagcctccaaACCTCATTTTCCTCActtcacactctctctctctctgttcaactctccctctctctcatccgATCCTCTCTTTCTTTGATTCGCCGGCCGCCGCAGTACCCCAATCAACatcaaaatttccagattttctcctcTTTATTCCCTCTATTTATTTCTCAAAACAAAATCGTGAGATTTAGCCATTCAATCATCCAAAAACTCTAGAACCCAAAATtaatttgggggtttttgtgACTTCTTCATTCTAAGTCCAAATCAAGGTAATCTCCCTCCTAATCTAACCTCTATTCATCCGATCTATGCTTATTTCTTATCAAATTCGAGTTTTTGATTTCAATTTGTGATTTTGGTGCATGAACCCGATTTTCCCTTAAACCATGAGGCTAGGCTACGGGTTTGGCAAGGATTTGTGGTAAGGATCTATTCCATGCAaccttattttgagtttttggttGTAGGTGCTGTTTTTGGACGGATTTGTAAGTGAAAAAGACTAAGGAGGAGGAGAGGCCAcggtttttggagaagaaaggGTAAGGATTGGGTTTTGGACAGACCCTTGAATTTTTGGAGTTGTTTTGTTGATTCTAAATTTTGTTGAGTTATTTTGTTGGTGGAAAATTGTGAAAAGTGAGATTTTTGAggaggatttaattagaaggatttATCAGTTTAGTTTTCAAAGTGTTGAGAATTTGTGTTGAAGATTTTGGTGGTTTTCGTTGTGTaattttgaccaaaagaaaaaggaagggaagaagaaaagaaaagtctttgttttggaagaaaaaaaaataaagaaatgagTAAAAGTTGAATTAAAGGGGTTTTACCGTAGTAAACtggtaaaaagtaaaaaaggtgaaagtaaaggtaaaatCAGTAAAAGGAGGTAAAAGataaaagtgaaagtgaaaAGATAAAAACTACGGTAAAAATAAAAAGGTGAGAAAGGAGGAGTAAAAGGGTAAAAGTAGAAGtaaactttatttataattatttacttatttattttaaaaataaataagaaataatggtaaataaagCGGTACTTGGGCCGTTGGATATATACTCTTTAATCTAATGGTTGAGAATGATAACTGGCTAACCTACTTACCATTTTATATAGGATAGTTGAAAAAATTACTGTGTAGGAGATCGAGGGGCTTGGTTTTGATCTTTTGTTGTTTACTCTGAGTTACAAGTGTATGATTTTGGTGGCCTCGGCGTGTTGGGTCCAGTTTTTTGCGATGGTGGGGAACACTGT is a genomic window containing:
- the LOC133740874 gene encoding uncharacterized protein LOC133740874, with translation MEQIRSGMEAHLDQVADLVQKLSADFRSGLGPALDNFIGFFHAIDWKEPWLMGLVGLHFLLLVISILSRKNLNFQMLLFLTALAGVYLAERFNGFLGQNWKSFAGQNYFDSNGVFLSVLWSGPLLVIAIIILINTLFSLCHLIVKWKRAELRHRARLSQNKQD